The Lottiidibacillus patelloidae genome includes the window AATACAACATGGACAACTTCTCGTGATACAGATGTTGGTTTAAACTTTGCTCCAACAACTTTCTATGATGGTCAAGGAATGATGGTACGTAAAAATAGTGGTGTAAAATCACTAAAAGACTTAGATGGTATGACAATTGGTGTTGAGTCTGGTACTACTACAGAATTAAACTTAACGGATCAATTAGAAGCTTTAGGAATTAAAGGTTACAAAATCCAAACATTTGATAATGCTGATGCAGTAGTAGCTGCTTATGAAGCAGGAAGTATTGATGCTTGGACAACGGATAAATCAGGATTAATTTCACGTCAATCTACACTTTCTAATCCTAATGATCACAAAATCTTAAACGATACAATGTCAAAAGAGCCACTTGGACCAGCAGTTATTCAAGGTGATGACAAATGGTTTGACGTTGTTAAATGGGTAACATATGCAACAATTGAAGCAGAAGAATTAGGTATTACTTCTAAAAACATTGATAGCTTCTTAGGAAGTGATGATCCTGTAGTTAGCCGTTTCCTTGGAGAGCAAGATGGCCTTGGTGGTTTCTTAGGACTTCCAGATGACTTTGCAGTACAAATTATTAAACAAGTAGGTAACTATGGTGAAATCTTTGACCGCAACTTAGGTAAAGATAGCCAATTTAAATTAGATCGTGGTATTAACGCACTTCATACAGATGGTGGATTAATTTACTCTCCTCCATTCCGTTAAAAAGTAAATAATACAATTTTGCAACGAGAATTATTAACCTAATTTATAGGCCTGTATCCCTCATTGTTAGGTGCAGGCCTATCATTGTTTAAGAGAGGTGAATGTCATTGAAGAAACAAGAGGCAGCAACAGTAGCAATACCTTTTTGGCGAGATAAGCGATATATACCAATCATTGCCCAAGCTCTTTTTGTAGTATTTGTTGCAAGTTTATTAATATTTTTCGCAATTAACTACTTTAATGGAATGGCTCAAATCGGCAGGGCATTTGGCTATCAATTTTTAGATTCCCGAGCAGGTTTTGCAATAACGGATACAATTATTAAGTATGTTCCATCGGACAGTTATGGAAGAGCGCTATTTGTAGGTATAGTAAACACAATAA containing:
- a CDS encoding amino acid ABC transporter substrate-binding protein, whose product is MRKSLVAFLSMIMILSAALVGCSSTASNEGDSILDRVKERGYVVVGVNDKLPGFGYTDSDGTFKGFDIDFAHALAAAIFGDASKVEFRPLSASERFSAVASGDVDVLIRNTTWTTSRDTDVGLNFAPTTFYDGQGMMVRKNSGVKSLKDLDGMTIGVESGTTTELNLTDQLEALGIKGYKIQTFDNADAVVAAYEAGSIDAWTTDKSGLISRQSTLSNPNDHKILNDTMSKEPLGPAVIQGDDKWFDVVKWVTYATIEAEELGITSKNIDSFLGSDDPVVSRFLGEQDGLGGFLGLPDDFAVQIIKQVGNYGEIFDRNLGKDSQFKLDRGINALHTDGGLIYSPPFR